In one Stieleria sp. JC731 genomic region, the following are encoded:
- a CDS encoding AAA family ATPase: MSEAPPIEPPSPEDRSAGGVPSAANSSANVAAVADLAKRLIGNVEHAIVGKRKQLVLSLVAWLSGGHLLLEDVPGVAKTMLARALAKSVGCTFKRVQCTPDLLPSDVTGTSIFNQKSSEFEFRPGPVFTQILLADEINRATPRTQASLLEAMAESRVTVDGTTHDLDAPFLVIATQNPVDHEGTFPLPEAQLDRFLMRFSLGYPSMEEELRMLDLLQHTHPVDKLQAVATAQELILAQQEIRKVHVDPRVRQYFLQIISQTRQHPDLALGGSPRASIALFRCGQAMAAIRGKAFVSPDDIKRVLGPVMNHRLIMQPESRLRKLTTESVLQEIVSEIAVPTIQA, translated from the coding sequence ATGTCTGAAGCCCCACCCATCGAGCCCCCCTCCCCAGAAGACAGGTCTGCAGGCGGCGTCCCAAGTGCAGCAAATTCCTCTGCAAATGTTGCCGCAGTTGCGGATCTTGCAAAGCGACTGATCGGGAACGTCGAGCACGCGATTGTTGGCAAACGAAAGCAGTTGGTTCTTTCGCTGGTAGCGTGGCTCAGCGGAGGACACCTGTTACTGGAAGACGTTCCGGGGGTTGCTAAAACCATGTTGGCTCGGGCGCTGGCGAAGAGTGTTGGCTGCACGTTTAAGCGTGTTCAATGCACACCGGATTTGCTGCCCAGTGACGTGACTGGCACTTCGATTTTTAATCAGAAGTCCTCCGAGTTTGAATTCCGTCCGGGGCCTGTCTTCACGCAGATACTTCTCGCCGACGAAATCAATCGCGCGACACCGCGAACCCAAGCTTCGCTGTTGGAAGCGATGGCAGAGTCTCGTGTCACGGTGGATGGGACAACGCACGATTTAGACGCTCCTTTTCTTGTCATTGCGACGCAAAACCCGGTCGATCACGAAGGAACGTTCCCGTTACCAGAAGCCCAACTCGACCGATTTTTGATGCGTTTCAGTCTTGGGTACCCATCGATGGAAGAAGAGTTGCGTATGCTGGATTTGCTTCAGCACACGCATCCGGTTGATAAGTTGCAGGCCGTCGCGACGGCTCAGGAATTGATCTTGGCGCAACAGGAAATCCGCAAGGTTCATGTTGATCCCCGAGTCCGGCAGTACTTTTTGCAGATCATTTCTCAGACGCGGCAACATCCGGATCTAGCTCTTGGCGGAAGCCCCCGAGCGTCGATCGCGTTATTCCGTTGCGGACAGGCGATGGCAGCGATTCGCGGGAAAGCGTTTGTCAGTCCGGACGATATTAAGCGGGTGTTGGGGCCCGTGATGAACCACCGATTGATCATGCAACCCGAAAGTCGGCTTCGTAAATTGACGACCGAAAGCGTGCTCCAAGAGATCGTGAGCGAAATCGCCGTTCCAACGATTCAGGCCTGA